A single Myxococcales bacterium DNA region contains:
- a CDS encoding type II toxin-antitoxin system VapC family toxin, with protein MEQFALDTSFLIDLQRAATGRAQTGAGFGALKFLRSHQGANLFLPSVARGEYLEGFANPESPEALALLLPLEDLPVTADVARVYAQVSKRLRVAGRLIGANDAWIGCTALATSMPLVTSNAGHFSRITDLVVIDYSKLA; from the coding sequence TTGGAACAATTTGCGTTAGATACAAGCTTCCTTATCGACCTTCAAAGGGCGGCAACAGGGAGAGCACAAACAGGCGCAGGATTCGGCGCGCTAAAATTCCTTCGCTCTCACCAAGGCGCCAATCTTTTTCTGCCGTCTGTGGCGCGGGGAGAGTATCTGGAGGGCTTTGCCAACCCAGAGTCTCCGGAAGCCCTGGCGTTGTTGCTACCGTTAGAAGATCTTCCCGTGACAGCCGATGTGGCCCGCGTTTACGCGCAGGTATCGAAAAGGCTACGGGTAGCAGGGCGGCTCATCGGGGCGAACGACGCGTGGATCGGTTGCACAGCGCTCGCAACTTCAATGCCGTTGGTCACGAGCAATGCTGGGCATTTCTCGCGCATTACCGACCTTGTCGTTATCGACTACTCAAAGCTCGCCTGA
- a CDS encoding antitoxin VapB family protein: MATKTISIDLEAYQRLRQARTRPDESFSMVIKRARWGGETSNAADLLSAFEALSPVSQETIASWDAAQAADAPAEDPWNNLR; the protein is encoded by the coding sequence ATGGCCACCAAGACAATATCAATCGATCTGGAGGCTTATCAGAGGCTGCGGCAGGCTCGGACCCGCCCTGATGAATCGTTTTCGATGGTTATCAAGCGGGCACGCTGGGGTGGGGAAACCTCAAACGCTGCAGATTTGCTCAGCGCTTTCGAGGCACTTAGCCCTGTTTCCCAAGAAACCATTGCATCCTGGGATGCTGCTCAGGCTGCCGATGCCCCGGCCGAGGATCCTTGGAACAATTTGCGTTAG
- a CDS encoding DEAD/DEAH box helicase: MPRLPAPSPAEALAALKQLAGRRTLPIHPDLLAQHILALPGSWDWPVQRAAFEALLRRLGSARKQELSVLSQPAKSPWGRYRLGRPDTDGALPYVVSLESLEPLSGSCGCADFLRSSLGLCKHLLAVIDHLAAKPTRWRAALQARPVRRTRPQLAWEAASGHGGALDPLGGFQLELPTSVGRPSGALRRLFDFNQKDAAGRHPLVALQAKDLAQRQRIVTALQRALRAPGLGSDAAAPAVLRDEAARLERLLRLQAKRPALDRALRSSKRKLYDYQKAGIARFFAEGRLVLADDMGLGKTTQATAAVAALHGAGLVTRGLLVVPAPLKAQWEAEWRAITDTPVCVVDGTADERRGLYRKHRRGFLIANYEQVVRDLPEILRWAPQAVVLDEAQRIKNWATRTALAVKQLQPDYRLVLTGTPMENRLDELASVVEWVDDRALEPKWRLGPFHSVFADGKKEVTGARNLDALRARLAPVLLRRERAEVLAQLPRRQDTVLPVDLTEEQRAAHDELNQDIAKLASITSRRPLKPAEFLRLMTLLNTQRIIANGMAQQDFTSTWPGISGRTPTPALLASLGSPKLIELRELISNLVLTQNRKVVVFSQWRRMLQLAAWAVSDLLDKHGRRALFFTGQEGARRRQHNLVDFHDDPATAVLFLSDAGGVGLNLQRAASACINLELPWNPAVLEQRIGRIYRLGQKQPVAIYNLVSRACIEERIAALVSDKRALFRSLFTGKGDEIRFERSGALLSLLPPTTEPAQALAGATEVSDDELEDVQDVEASEEETGRKDAAAGAEPVRAPNAPSSVGALLGALTVSRTPEGRVNIEAPPEAADALISLFEGMARLLGARA; the protein is encoded by the coding sequence ATGCCCCGCCTCCCCGCCCCCAGCCCTGCCGAAGCCCTGGCCGCCCTGAAACAGCTGGCCGGCCGTCGCACGCTGCCCATCCACCCGGACCTCCTGGCGCAGCACATACTGGCGCTGCCCGGCTCGTGGGACTGGCCCGTTCAGCGGGCGGCGTTCGAGGCGCTCTTACGGCGACTGGGGTCGGCACGGAAGCAAGAGCTGTCGGTACTTTCCCAACCGGCAAAGAGCCCCTGGGGGCGCTACCGCCTGGGCCGGCCCGACACCGACGGGGCGCTACCCTACGTCGTGTCCCTGGAGTCACTCGAGCCGCTGTCGGGCTCGTGCGGGTGCGCCGACTTTCTGCGCAGCTCCCTGGGTCTGTGCAAGCACCTCTTGGCCGTCATCGACCACCTGGCGGCAAAACCCACCCGGTGGCGCGCGGCCCTCCAGGCGAGGCCCGTTCGCCGCACGCGTCCCCAGCTCGCGTGGGAGGCCGCCAGCGGTCACGGCGGCGCCCTCGATCCCCTGGGGGGCTTCCAACTGGAACTGCCGACCTCCGTGGGCCGTCCGTCCGGTGCCCTCCGGCGGCTGTTCGATTTCAATCAGAAGGACGCGGCGGGCCGGCACCCGCTGGTTGCGCTGCAGGCAAAGGATCTGGCGCAGCGCCAGCGCATCGTCACGGCCTTACAGCGTGCGCTCAGAGCGCCGGGGCTGGGTAGCGATGCCGCGGCGCCGGCGGTCCTGCGCGACGAGGCCGCGCGGCTCGAACGGTTGCTGCGGCTGCAGGCGAAAAGACCCGCCCTCGACCGGGCTCTGCGTAGCAGCAAGCGCAAACTGTATGACTACCAAAAGGCCGGCATCGCACGGTTCTTTGCAGAAGGGCGTCTGGTCCTGGCCGACGACATGGGCCTGGGCAAGACCACGCAGGCCACGGCGGCGGTGGCGGCGCTGCACGGGGCGGGGCTGGTCACCCGCGGCCTGCTGGTGGTGCCCGCACCGCTGAAGGCACAATGGGAGGCCGAGTGGCGCGCGATCACGGACACACCCGTTTGCGTCGTCGACGGCACGGCCGACGAGCGCAGGGGGCTTTACCGCAAACACCGACGCGGCTTTCTCATCGCCAACTACGAACAGGTGGTACGCGATCTTCCTGAAATCCTGCGCTGGGCCCCGCAGGCCGTGGTGCTGGACGAAGCTCAGCGAATCAAGAACTGGGCCACGCGGACGGCTTTGGCAGTCAAGCAATTGCAACCTGACTATCGCCTGGTGCTGACGGGCACGCCGATGGAGAACCGCCTGGACGAGCTGGCGTCGGTGGTCGAATGGGTGGACGATCGGGCCTTGGAACCCAAGTGGCGACTGGGACCATTCCACAGCGTGTTCGCAGACGGCAAGAAGGAGGTCACGGGGGCGCGCAACCTGGACGCCTTGCGCGCACGGCTGGCGCCGGTCCTGTTGCGGCGCGAACGTGCGGAGGTGCTGGCCCAGCTGCCCCGGCGACAGGACACGGTGTTGCCAGTCGATCTGACGGAAGAGCAGAGAGCCGCGCACGATGAGCTCAACCAGGACATTGCGAAGCTGGCGTCGATCACGTCACGCCGGCCCTTGAAGCCGGCGGAGTTCTTGCGGCTGATGACCCTGCTCAACACGCAGCGGATCATCGCCAACGGCATGGCCCAGCAAGACTTCACGTCGACGTGGCCGGGCATCTCGGGCCGAACGCCCACCCCGGCGCTGCTGGCTTCGCTGGGTTCGCCGAAGCTCATCGAACTGCGCGAGCTCATTAGCAACCTGGTACTGACGCAAAACCGCAAGGTCGTGGTGTTCTCGCAGTGGCGCCGCATGCTGCAATTGGCGGCGTGGGCCGTTTCGGATCTGCTGGACAAGCACGGGCGACGGGCGCTGTTCTTCACGGGGCAAGAGGGGGCACGCCGACGTCAGCACAACCTGGTGGACTTTCACGACGATCCCGCCACGGCGGTGCTGTTCCTCAGCGATGCGGGAGGTGTGGGTTTGAATTTGCAACGGGCCGCCAGCGCCTGCATCAACCTGGAGCTGCCGTGGAATCCCGCCGTGCTGGAGCAGCGCATTGGCCGCATCTATCGCCTGGGGCAAAAGCAGCCGGTCGCGATCTACAACCTGGTCAGCCGCGCCTGCATCGAGGAGCGCATTGCGGCCCTGGTCTCGGACAAGCGGGCGCTTTTTCGCAGCTTGTTCACGGGCAAGGGCGACGAGATTCGGTTCGAGCGCTCGGGCGCGCTTTTGTCGTTGCTGCCGCCCACGACCGAACCGGCGCAGGCGCTTGCCGGGGCGACCGAGGTTAGCGACGACGAGCTCGAGGACGTCCAGGATGTGGAGGCGAGCGAGGAGGAGACTGGTCGCAAGGACGCGGCGGCCGGGGCCGAGCCCGTGAGGGCCCCGAACGCACCAAGCTCTGTGGGGGCGTTGCTGGGTGCCTTGACGGTCAGCCGCACGCCCGAGGGACGGGTGAACATCGAAGCGCCTCCCGAGGCGGCGGACGCACTCATCTCGCTGTTCGAGGGGATGGCAAGGCTGTTGGGGGCGCGGGCATAG
- a CDS encoding type II toxin-antitoxin system VapC family toxin, translating into MPAQNLLLDTHALLWWASGDRALSKKVRRLVEDDATHVFVSAANAWEITTKVRLDKLRWEASKSIEAYCSSQRFDLLPVSFAHAERAGSWPRAHGDPFDRMLAAQSAIDHLPLATNDRAICAFGIETVW; encoded by the coding sequence ATGCCAGCACAAAATTTATTGCTCGACACCCACGCGTTGCTTTGGTGGGCATCGGGCGACAGGGCATTGAGCAAAAAGGTGCGACGGCTCGTAGAAGACGATGCAACACACGTCTTCGTAAGCGCCGCGAACGCGTGGGAAATCACAACAAAAGTGCGTTTGGACAAGCTTCGTTGGGAAGCTAGCAAGTCGATCGAGGCTTATTGTTCAAGCCAGCGTTTCGACCTATTGCCTGTCTCGTTTGCCCACGCCGAACGGGCGGGTTCGTGGCCTCGAGCGCATGGTGACCCGTTTGATCGTATGCTCGCAGCCCAAAGCGCGATCGACCACCTGCCACTGGCCACGAATGACCGGGCGATTTGTGCATTCGGCATCGAGACGGTTTGGTAA
- a CDS encoding type II toxin-antitoxin system Phd/YefM family antitoxin — MKSVNVHEAKTHLSRLLERAHAGEEIVIAKGGEPYARLVPLATGPAKREAGSLKGLVSVSAEFFEPLPSGWSGED, encoded by the coding sequence GTGAAGTCTGTAAACGTACACGAGGCCAAAACCCACCTTTCCCGCCTCCTTGAACGTGCCCATGCGGGTGAAGAGATCGTGATTGCGAAGGGTGGAGAGCCCTATGCCCGGCTCGTTCCGCTGGCTACGGGCCCGGCAAAACGCGAAGCCGGCTCGTTGAAGGGTTTGGTCAGTGTTTCTGCGGAATTTTTTGAGCCACTTCCTTCTGGCTGGTCCGGAGAAGATTGA
- a CDS encoding type II toxin-antitoxin system VapC family toxin, with protein sequence MPDVNVLVYAHRQDEVVHEAYKHWLDAMVQGPQPFALSVLVAVAFVRICTNPRIYKVPTPLPIALASVDQIANHPNCRIVSPDTNHWQLVSRLCRATNATGKLVADAQHAALAIAEGCTFVTRDSDFAKFANHGLGWKHLAF encoded by the coding sequence ATGCCCGACGTCAACGTGTTGGTTTATGCACACCGACAAGACGAGGTCGTTCACGAGGCTTACAAGCATTGGCTGGATGCGATGGTACAAGGCCCACAACCTTTCGCACTAAGCGTGTTGGTTGCGGTGGCATTCGTTCGCATCTGTACGAATCCACGCATATACAAAGTGCCAACACCGCTTCCCATTGCGCTGGCTTCGGTCGATCAGATTGCCAACCATCCGAACTGCCGAATCGTGTCCCCCGACACCAACCATTGGCAGCTCGTCTCACGGTTATGTCGTGCAACCAATGCGACAGGGAAACTCGTAGCAGATGCCCAGCATGCAGCCCTCGCAATTGCGGAAGGCTGCACTTTTGTAACGCGCGACTCTGACTTCGCGAAGTTCGCTAACCACGGTTTAGGGTGGAAGCATTTGGCGTTCTAG
- a CDS encoding type II toxin-antitoxin system VapB family antitoxin yields the protein MRTTLVLDDNLFKKARERANASNCTISDVVNEALRAALAKPPLIATPFEMLTFAGGETKMHEPSDFAELLAMDDTASLGR from the coding sequence ATGAGAACCACGCTGGTCCTCGACGATAACCTGTTCAAGAAAGCGCGAGAACGAGCGAACGCGTCAAACTGCACCATCAGCGATGTTGTAAACGAGGCCTTGCGCGCAGCGTTGGCCAAACCTCCCTTGATAGCGACGCCATTCGAAATGCTGACGTTTGCCGGAGGCGAGACGAAAATGCATGAGCCAAGCGATTTCGCAGAACTGCTGGCCATGGATGACACCGCATCTCTGGGACGCTGA
- a CDS encoding nucleotidyl transferase AbiEii/AbiGii toxin family protein, with protein sequence MHTYVKLSLRLAGKLYGQSFGVDVAFGDPIFGDPEVIVAEDVLGFAGVAPPTPRLYPLESHIAEKLHAYPVPRLRPNSRVKDLPDLALLATVRALHGRHVRAALDQTFAFRKTHPLPAAVPPPPEAWARPYEAMAREDQLAWRTLAEVTAAVQSFLAPVLAGGLDTDWVPNRVGVAQPIAVAVSVPLVSTPLLPGGPPYPPAGLLLPDGKPQKNSPEDLKSGGACATAPGGSPPRRVQRRTGSHHCRAELARFARGGDRGAPGAWQGFLVRLLLGLHHG encoded by the coding sequence CTGCATACGTATGTCAAGCTCTCGCTGAGGCTCGCGGGCAAGCTCTACGGGCAGTCCTTCGGTGTCGACGTGGCGTTCGGCGATCCGATCTTTGGGGATCCGGAGGTCATTGTTGCCGAGGACGTTCTTGGATTCGCCGGCGTCGCACCGCCGACGCCGCGGCTCTATCCGCTTGAGTCGCACATCGCGGAGAAGCTCCACGCGTACCCGGTGCCCCGCTTACGGCCGAACTCTCGGGTCAAGGATCTCCCCGATCTTGCGCTGCTCGCAACCGTCCGGGCCCTGCACGGCAGGCACGTCCGCGCCGCTCTCGACCAAACGTTCGCGTTCCGCAAGACGCACCCGTTGCCCGCCGCGGTTCCTCCGCCACCAGAAGCTTGGGCGCGACCCTACGAGGCCATGGCGCGGGAGGACCAGCTTGCCTGGAGGACGCTGGCCGAGGTCACAGCGGCCGTCCAATCCTTCCTCGCTCCTGTGCTAGCCGGCGGTCTCGACACTGACTGGGTACCCAACCGCGTGGGCGTGGCGCAGCCGATAGCGGTCGCGGTCTCGGTGCCGTTGGTTTCCACCCCCCTACTCCCAGGTGGTCCTCCCTACCCTCCCGCAGGCCTCCTGCTCCCTGACGGGAAACCCCAGAAAAACTCGCCCGAGGACCTCAAAAGTGGGGGAGCATGTGCGACTGCACCCGGGGGGTCCCCGCCACGTCGAGTCCAAAGGCGCACCGGGTCGCACCATTGTCGGGCCGAACTTGCACGTTTCGCCCGGGGTGGAGACCGGGGGGCGCCTGGGGCCTGGCAGGGTTTCCTGGTACGATTGCTGCTGGGTTTACACCATGGCTAA
- a CDS encoding Uma2 family endonuclease has product MANAARKRATYEDLLALPENVVGEIIGGELFAQPRPAIPHAVAASHLGAELVGPFNRGKGGPGGWVILDEPELHLQGGNVLVPDLAGWRRERMPQIPELPAIELPPDWVCEVLSPSTEAKDRVDKMAVYRREGCQHVWLVQPASMTLEVYRLDGETYRLVNTWKGDAQIRAEPFDAVALDLGALWAR; this is encoded by the coding sequence ATGGCTAACGCGGCTCGAAAACGTGCCACCTACGAGGATCTGCTGGCGCTGCCGGAGAACGTCGTCGGCGAGATCATCGGGGGCGAGCTGTTCGCGCAGCCTCGGCCAGCCATCCCCCACGCGGTCGCGGCATCGCACCTGGGCGCCGAGTTGGTCGGCCCCTTCAACCGCGGCAAGGGGGGGCCCGGCGGCTGGGTGATTCTCGATGAACCCGAACTGCACCTGCAGGGAGGCAACGTCTTGGTGCCCGATCTCGCCGGGTGGCGACGGGAGCGCATGCCTCAGATTCCCGAGTTGCCTGCCATCGAGCTGCCGCCGGACTGGGTATGCGAGGTCCTCTCGCCGTCGACCGAGGCCAAGGACCGAGTCGACAAGATGGCTGTTTACCGCCGCGAGGGGTGCCAGCACGTGTGGCTGGTGCAGCCCGCCTCGATGACGTTGGAGGTTTATCGGTTGGACGGCGAGACCTACCGGCTGGTGAACACGTGGAAGGGCGACGCCCAGATTCGCGCCGAACCGTTCGATGCGGTGGCGCTGGACCTGGGCGCGTTGTGGGCCCGGTAG